One stretch of Halapricum desulfuricans DNA includes these proteins:
- the rnz gene encoding ribonuclease Z gives MRVTFLGTSGAVPTTERNPSAVLLRREGERFLFDCGEGTQRQMMRFSTGFDVSHIFVTHLHGDHVLGIPGLLQTLDFNDRTDPLAIHAPHGTRSHLEQLIEATGERPTYPLRIHQVAPGDVVLDREAYTVEAFETDHRTKSVGYVLIESDRKGRFDREKAEDELGIPPGPKYSKLHAGEPVEHDGRTIRPEEVVGPPRPGRRVVYTGDTSPTAATVEAADDADLLIHDATFGEDHRDRAGQTGHTTAKQAAELANRAGAKRLALTHISTRYAGRGGQLEDEARAVFEGERAFVAEDGRAIDVPFPNAE, from the coding sequence ATGCGCGTGACGTTTCTGGGGACCAGCGGGGCCGTGCCGACGACCGAACGCAACCCCTCGGCTGTGCTGTTGCGCAGGGAGGGCGAGCGGTTCCTGTTCGACTGCGGCGAGGGGACCCAGCGCCAGATGATGCGCTTTTCCACGGGGTTCGACGTCTCGCACATCTTCGTCACCCACCTGCACGGCGATCACGTCCTCGGAATCCCCGGGCTGTTGCAGACGCTGGACTTCAACGACCGGACCGACCCGCTGGCGATTCACGCGCCCCACGGGACCCGCAGTCACCTCGAACAGCTGATCGAGGCGACCGGCGAACGGCCGACCTATCCCCTCCGGATCCATCAGGTCGCTCCCGGCGACGTGGTGCTGGACCGCGAGGCGTACACCGTCGAGGCCTTCGAGACCGACCACCGCACGAAGTCGGTCGGGTACGTCCTGATCGAGAGCGACCGAAAGGGCCGGTTCGACCGCGAAAAGGCGGAAGACGAACTCGGCATCCCGCCGGGACCGAAGTACTCGAAACTGCACGCCGGCGAGCCGGTCGAACACGACGGCCGGACGATCCGGCCAGAGGAAGTCGTCGGCCCGCCCCGCCCGGGTCGGCGGGTGGTCTACACGGGCGACACGAGCCCGACGGCCGCGACGGTCGAGGCCGCCGACGACGCGGACCTGCTGATCCACGATGCGACCTTCGGCGAGGACCACCGCGACCGGGCCGGCCAGACCGGTCACACGACGGCGAAGCAGGCCGCCGAACTGGCCAACCGGGCCGGGGCGAAACGGCTGGCGCTGACACATATCTCGACGCGCTACGCGGGACGGGGCGGACAGCTCGAAGACGAGGCTCGGGCGGTCTTCGAGGGCGAACGCGCGTTCGTCGCCGAGGACGGACGGGCGATCGACGTCCCGTTCCCGAACGCCGAGTAG
- a CDS encoding potassium channel family protein, producing the protein MKFVIVGFGRVGIRTARILDSEDHDVTVVDSDPEKIDRAREEGFTALQGSGDDESLLEEAGIETADAIAALTDDLNVNFSACMIGKHHGARTVMRIDADYREEIYEAYASEVDEVVYPERLGAAGAKTALLGGDFNVLADLTERLSVATIDVPDGADVIGKRVVEVELPGDARIYAHGRRDEPMSIPLPDTTIEAGDTVAVTTDPDSLEDIRATLGA; encoded by the coding sequence ATGAAGTTCGTCATCGTCGGCTTCGGCCGGGTCGGCATCCGCACCGCACGAATCCTCGACAGCGAGGACCACGACGTCACAGTTGTCGACAGCGACCCGGAGAAGATCGATCGCGCCCGCGAGGAGGGGTTCACCGCGCTGCAGGGCAGCGGCGACGACGAGTCCCTGCTGGAGGAGGCGGGCATCGAGACGGCCGACGCGATCGCGGCGCTGACCGACGACCTCAACGTCAACTTCTCGGCGTGCATGATCGGTAAACATCACGGCGCGCGCACGGTCATGCGGATCGACGCGGACTACCGCGAGGAGATCTACGAGGCCTACGCCAGCGAAGTCGACGAGGTCGTCTATCCGGAGCGACTCGGCGCGGCCGGTGCCAAGACGGCCCTGCTCGGCGGTGACTTCAACGTGCTGGCGGACCTGACCGAGCGACTGTCGGTCGCGACTATCGACGTTCCGGACGGTGCGGACGTGATCGGCAAACGCGTCGTCGAGGTCGAGCTGCCCGGCGACGCGCGCATCTACGCGCACGGACGACGGGACGAACCGATGTCGATCCCGCTGCCCGACACGACGATCGAGGCGGGCGACACTGTCGCTGTCACGACCGACCCGGACTCGCTCGAGGACATCAGAGCGACGCTCGGCGCGTAA
- a CDS encoding DUF7331 family protein, with amino-acid sequence MTTDKPMTDADADGRYAAIETGGGETVIYDRDNPDAWVQSDYAVDVGT; translated from the coding sequence ATGACCACGGACAAACCGATGACCGACGCGGACGCGGACGGACGGTACGCCGCAATCGAGACCGGCGGCGGCGAGACGGTGATCTACGATCGGGACAATCCCGACGCGTGGGTCCAGTCGGACTACGCCGTCGACGTGGGAACATAA
- a CDS encoding AIR synthase family protein yields the protein MSEPDLGKADREFFDQYIYPRLGADREDVTLGPTHGVDFGVVEIGEQALAMATDPVFVMPAVGFERAAWFAFHVLLSDVAVSGLEPAYLSVDFNLPPEITDGEFETVWETFDREARELGVSIVTGHTARYAGCNYPMVGGGTAMAVGDPDDLVRPDGATAGDRVIVTKGPAIETTGLLSIQFESLLEGELPDSTIEDAQDRFYDMSPVRDALTAAAAGPVTAMHDATEGGVYGGLFEMARAADVGIEIERDRVPVQPGVREACEFFGVDPWISISEGTLLATVDPDGVGDVLDALEREGVPAADVGEVVAGSGLTVDGEAVDHPGKDPFWAAFEEHMERLQS from the coding sequence ATGAGCGAGCCCGACCTCGGGAAAGCGGATCGGGAGTTCTTCGACCAGTACATCTACCCGCGGCTGGGGGCCGACCGCGAGGACGTGACGCTCGGTCCCACCCACGGCGTCGACTTCGGCGTCGTCGAGATCGGCGAGCAGGCGCTGGCGATGGCGACTGATCCCGTGTTCGTCATGCCCGCGGTCGGTTTCGAGCGGGCGGCGTGGTTCGCCTTTCACGTCCTGCTCAGCGACGTCGCCGTCTCGGGGCTGGAGCCGGCGTATCTCAGCGTCGACTTCAACCTCCCACCCGAAATCACCGACGGGGAGTTCGAGACGGTCTGGGAGACCTTCGATCGGGAGGCGCGCGAGCTGGGCGTGTCGATCGTGACCGGTCACACCGCCAGGTATGCCGGCTGTAACTACCCGATGGTCGGCGGCGGGACGGCGATGGCTGTCGGCGACCCGGACGACCTCGTCCGCCCGGACGGCGCGACCGCGGGCGACCGCGTGATCGTCACGAAAGGCCCCGCGATCGAGACGACGGGCCTGCTGTCGATCCAGTTCGAGTCGCTGCTGGAGGGCGAGCTCCCCGACTCGACGATCGAGGACGCTCAGGACCGGTTTTACGACATGAGCCCGGTGAGAGACGCGCTGACGGCTGCCGCGGCCGGGCCGGTGACGGCGATGCACGACGCGACCGAGGGCGGCGTCTACGGCGGGCTCTTCGAGATGGCGCGCGCCGCCGACGTGGGGATCGAGATCGAGCGCGACCGGGTGCCGGTCCAGCCCGGCGTCCGCGAGGCCTGCGAGTTCTTCGGGGTCGATCCCTGGATCTCCATCAGCGAGGGGACGCTGCTGGCGACGGTCGACCCCGACGGTGTGGGGGACGTGCTCGACGCTCTCGAACGCGAGGGGGTCCCCGCGGCCGACGTCGGCGAGGTCGTCGCCGGATCGGGGCTGACTGTCGACGGCGAAGCCGTCGATCACCCCGGCAAGGACCCGTTCTGGGCGGCCTTCGAAGAGCACATGGAGCGACTACAGTCCTGA